Proteins encoded by one window of Chitinophagales bacterium:
- a CDS encoding succinate dehydrogenase/fumarate reductase iron-sulfur subunit, with protein MKLTLKVWRQKNSQDKGGFENYFLDNVDADASFLEMFDVLNDKLINEGKDPVAFDHDCREGICGTCSMYINGRAHGPRQATTTCQLHMRFFNDGDTIVVEPWRAKSFPVIKDLVVDRSAFDRIIAAGGYVSVNTGQAPEANSIPVEKDKSDIAFESAACIACGACVAACKNSSAMLFVAAKVSHLALLPQGDVEHSGRVLDMVVQMEREGFGGCTNTNACEAECPKEISVTNIARLNREYMKASLSYSKP; from the coding sequence ATGAAGTTGACATTAAAAGTTTGGCGTCAGAAAAATTCCCAGGATAAAGGTGGCTTTGAGAACTATTTTTTAGACAATGTTGATGCAGATGCGTCCTTTCTGGAAATGTTTGATGTGCTGAATGACAAGCTGATCAATGAAGGGAAGGATCCTGTAGCCTTTGACCACGATTGCCGGGAAGGAATATGCGGAACATGCAGTATGTATATAAATGGTCGCGCCCATGGACCGCGCCAGGCTACCACTACCTGTCAGCTCCATATGCGTTTTTTTAATGATGGTGATACCATTGTTGTAGAACCCTGGAGGGCTAAATCATTTCCTGTAATAAAGGATCTAGTGGTAGACCGTTCTGCATTTGATCGGATTATAGCTGCCGGCGGCTATGTTTCAGTAAATACGGGCCAGGCACCCGAAGCAAATTCGATTCCGGTCGAAAAAGATAAGTCAGACATTGCATTTGAATCTGCTGCATGCATTGCCTGCGGTGCTTGTGTAGCTGCCTGTAAAAATTCTTCTGCGATGCTGTTTGTGGCTGCAAAAGTCTCTCATCTTGCTTTACTTCCACAAGGCGATGTTGAACATTCTGGCCGTGTTCTCGATATGGTTGTACAAATGGAAAGGGAAGGATTTGGAGGCTGCACCAATACAAATGCATGCGAGGCTGAATGTCCCAAGGAAATTTCCGTTACCAATATTGCCCGCCTGAATAGAGAATATATGAAAGCCAGTCTTTCTTACAGTAAACCATAG
- a CDS encoding fumarate reductase/succinate dehydrogenase flavoprotein subunit has product MALQSKVPPGALDQKWTQYRSTIKLVSPANKRKLEVIVIGTGLAGASAAASLAELGYKVKAFCFQDSPRRAHSIAAQGGINAAKNYRNDGDSIYRLFYDTIKGGDYRSREENVYRLAEVSVNIIDQCVAQGVPFAREYGGLLDNRSFGGVQVSRTFYARGQTGQQLLIGAYQALERQIGLGNIKMYSRHEMLDVVISDGNANGIIARDLITGEIQRHGAHAVVLATGGYGNVFFLSTNAMGCNVTAIWKAYKKGAFFGNPCFTQIHPTCLPVHGEYQSKLTLMSESLRNDGRVWVSKTKGDKRKASEIPEGERDYYLERKYPSFGNLVPRDIASRAAKEVCDEGRGAGPTGLAVYLDFEDAIKRLGQNVVSARYGNLFEMYEKITGDDPYKTPMMIYPAVHYTMGGLWVDYNLMTTVPGLYAIGECNFSDHGANRLGASALMQGLADGYFVLPYTIGEYLSGEILSGNVNTNSMEFIEAEENVRSRIKKLLNNKGGKTVDYFHRMLGKVMWDDCGMARSRESLLRAEGEVKKIEQEFWENVKVPGKENEFNQELEKAGRVADFIELGALMIQDALHREESCGGHFRLEYQTPEGEALRNDDQFMYVAAWEYAGNGNAQMHKEELNYETVHPTQRSYK; this is encoded by the coding sequence ATGGCATTACAATCCAAAGTCCCACCTGGCGCACTTGATCAAAAATGGACACAATATCGCTCTACCATAAAATTGGTAAGCCCTGCAAATAAAAGGAAGCTGGAAGTTATTGTAATCGGGACGGGTTTAGCGGGTGCATCTGCAGCAGCATCTCTCGCCGAATTAGGCTATAAGGTCAAAGCGTTTTGTTTTCAGGATAGCCCCAGGAGAGCGCACTCCATTGCGGCCCAGGGTGGAATTAATGCTGCAAAGAATTACCGTAATGATGGCGATAGTATATACCGTTTATTTTATGATACTATAAAAGGTGGTGATTACCGCTCTCGCGAAGAAAATGTGTACCGTCTGGCTGAAGTAAGTGTCAACATTATTGATCAATGTGTTGCGCAAGGTGTGCCTTTTGCGCGTGAGTATGGCGGGTTGCTGGATAATCGATCCTTTGGTGGCGTGCAGGTATCGCGTACATTTTATGCCCGCGGTCAGACAGGTCAGCAATTATTAATTGGAGCATATCAGGCGCTGGAAAGGCAGATAGGTTTAGGAAATATTAAAATGTATTCCAGGCACGAAATGCTGGACGTAGTAATATCCGATGGAAATGCGAACGGCATTATTGCGCGTGATTTAATTACGGGTGAGATCCAGCGGCATGGTGCACATGCTGTAGTTCTTGCCACAGGAGGTTATGGAAACGTATTTTTTCTTTCTACCAATGCCATGGGATGTAATGTTACCGCAATCTGGAAAGCATATAAAAAAGGCGCGTTTTTTGGGAATCCATGCTTTACACAAATTCATCCTACCTGCCTTCCCGTGCACGGCGAATATCAGTCAAAGCTTACTTTGATGAGCGAATCGCTGCGCAATGATGGCCGGGTTTGGGTTTCCAAAACAAAAGGCGACAAAAGAAAGGCAAGTGAAATTCCGGAAGGTGAGCGGGATTATTACCTGGAAAGAAAATATCCTTCATTCGGAAACCTGGTGCCGCGCGACATTGCCTCCCGCGCGGCTAAAGAAGTGTGTGATGAAGGCAGAGGCGCAGGACCTACCGGGCTGGCAGTATACCTGGATTTTGAGGATGCTATAAAACGACTGGGTCAAAATGTAGTAAGTGCTCGTTATGGGAACCTTTTTGAAATGTATGAAAAGATTACCGGAGACGATCCTTATAAGACTCCAATGATGATTTATCCTGCAGTTCATTATACCATGGGAGGGTTATGGGTTGATTATAATCTGATGACTACGGTTCCGGGGCTTTATGCTATTGGCGAATGCAACTTTTCCGACCACGGTGCAAACCGCCTCGGGGCATCGGCACTAATGCAGGGACTTGCAGACGGATACTTTGTGCTTCCTTACACTATTGGAGAATATCTTTCAGGAGAAATACTTTCAGGAAATGTAAACACCAATAGCATGGAGTTTATAGAAGCCGAAGAAAATGTAAGATCGCGCATTAAAAAATTATTAAACAATAAAGGGGGAAAAACGGTTGACTATTTTCATAGGATGCTTGGTAAGGTAATGTGGGATGATTGTGGCATGGCCCGGAGCAGGGAAAGTTTATTGAGAGCCGAAGGAGAAGTAAAAAAAATTGAGCAGGAGTTTTGGGAAAATGTCAAAGTTCCGGGAAAGGAAAATGAATTTAACCAGGAATTGGAGAAGGCTGGGCGTGTGGCTGATTTTATTGAGCTCGGTGCGTTAATGATTCAGGATGCCTTGCATCGGGAAGAGAGCTGCGGCGGACATTTTAGGCTGGAATATCAAACACCGGAGGGGGAGGCTTTGCGTAATGATGATCAGTTTATGTATGTAGCGGCGTGGGAATATGCAGGAAACGGAAATGCTCAGATGCATAAGGAAGAATTAAATTATGAAACGGTGCATCCGACACAGAGAAGTTATAAATAG
- a CDS encoding succinate dehydrogenase cytochrome b subunit, which translates to MGWMIQMLNSSLGRKYVMALTGLFLCSFLVIHWFGNMLLYVPDNGKTFNTFTFSMEHNILIRAMEYILFAGFIIHIIQSYTLTRQNQKARPIPYIVVRNTNATPWYSRYMGILGALIFFFLVVHLRNFFWDLRFTDKITDDAQSEIINLYPEVISVFSIWYYDVIYAVGVIALGYHLWHGFQSAFRSLGIMHKKYTPAIVWIGKIYTVIITGGFLSMPVYFYLSQYLNK; encoded by the coding sequence ATGGGCTGGATGATTCAAATGCTTAATTCTTCTCTCGGCAGGAAATATGTAATGGCGCTTACCGGTTTGTTTCTCTGCAGCTTCCTCGTTATTCATTGGTTTGGAAATATGCTGCTATATGTTCCCGACAATGGAAAAACCTTTAACACATTTACCTTTTCCATGGAACATAATATTTTGATTCGGGCAATGGAGTATATCCTTTTTGCGGGTTTCATTATTCACATTATTCAATCTTATACTTTAACACGTCAGAACCAGAAAGCAAGACCGATCCCTTATATAGTAGTTAGGAATACCAATGCTACGCCCTGGTATTCCAGGTATATGGGAATCTTAGGCGCATTAATTTTTTTCTTTCTGGTAGTTCATCTGAGAAATTTCTTTTGGGATCTTCGGTTTACAGATAAAATAACCGATGATGCTCAAAGTGAAATAATTAATCTCTATCCTGAAGTAATATCTGTGTTTTCTATTTGGTACTATGACGTTATATATGCCGTAGGGGTTATCGCATTGGGCTACCATTTATGGCATGGATTCCAGAGCGCCTTTCGCTCTTTGGGTATCATGCATAAAAAATACACTCCAGCAATAGTTTGGATAGGTAAAATATATACTGTAATCATTACCGGAGGCTTTTTATCTATGCCTGTATATTTTTATCTGTCTCAATATTTAAATAAATAA
- a CDS encoding riboflavin synthase, with protein MFTGIIETTGKITDLEKEGSNIRFTIQSPISPELKIDQSVSHDGVCLTVVSVHDGHHSVIAVQETLSRSNLNRKTAGTIINLERCLLLNQRLDGHIVQGHIDESIRIKSIKEMQGSWLFTFFLREKDKFFLVEKGSVCINGVSLTVKEVKKKSFSVVIIPYTFEHTNFQFLKESDKVNVEYDIIGKYFLNYLKKK; from the coding sequence TTGTTCACTGGCATTATTGAAACTACCGGTAAAATTACTGATCTCGAAAAAGAAGGTTCTAACATACGCTTCACCATCCAGTCCCCTATTTCACCAGAATTAAAAATTGATCAGAGCGTTTCGCATGATGGAGTATGTTTAACTGTAGTGAGTGTGCATGATGGCCATCACTCTGTTATTGCAGTTCAGGAAACTTTGAGTCGTTCCAATTTAAACAGGAAAACTGCAGGAACCATTATTAATCTCGAACGCTGTTTATTGTTAAATCAGAGGTTAGACGGACATATTGTACAAGGTCATATTGATGAATCAATAAGAATAAAGTCAATAAAGGAAATGCAGGGAAGCTGGTTATTCACATTTTTCTTACGGGAAAAAGATAAATTTTTTTTAGTAGAAAAAGGGTCCGTATGTATAAATGGGGTAAGCCTTACGGTAAAAGAAGTAAAGAAAAAAAGTTTTTCTGTTGTGATTATACCCTATACGTTCGAGCATACTAATTTTCAATTCCTTAAGGAAAGTGATAAAGTGAACGTGGAATATGATATTATCGGAAAGTACTTTTTAAACTATTTAAAAAAGA
- a CDS encoding gliding motility-associated C-terminal domain-containing protein yields MHTSEYAMHSYKCISGKQIVIRVLFSIISLIFTHSAFATHNRAGEIVYKHLNGFTYQVTIITYTKTGGESDAADRPKLQISWGDGTTDSLFRSNGNGNGVEIENHIKYNEYTGVHRYPGFGTFVISMSDPNRISTIRNIPNSVNQPFFIADTLKILDPQFYGYDNSPILLNPPVDYGYAGQVYIHNPNAYDPDGDSLSFEFIVPGTAPGHDVDGYVPPNQVPGTPCCQSFTINSRTGEVVWDHPVFGASPADAGIVYNFAILIKEYRNGFEIGTMVRDMEVIILNALNRQPVLAEVRDTCIVAGSTLVLNVSATDPDAGQTVSIISNGGPYDVPSSPATFTSFSGFGRASGIFNWNTTCEHIRAPFYQVVFKAEDNYSGGPAIDLKNWLITVVAPPPQNVLVTPQGNNIIVSWQNPYSCAATARFIGFSVWRKEGSDSFIPGPCDVGLEGKGYTKLGEHLTDYQYIDQNVQRGKLYCYRVLAEFADRTAPPAGFFFNNVESLPSDESCASLRKEIPVITNVSVTVTDVVNGNMFIAWSKPNAADLDTLLNPGPYKYVIYRSVGFPGAAAMQKIDSFSAPSFYLLNDSVFNDKNLNTSDNPYSYKIVFYSNGNLIGETNTASSIYLTTSGSDNTVTLSWQLDVPWTNNYYIIYRKNAQAQYDSIGTSNSFSFSDESLANGVEHCYVVKSVGSYSAPGFVNPIINLSEEKCAMPVDTIGPCAPALTVRNTCNDQDFNIPGFVNQLLWTYADPSCADDVIKYLIYFASNSSSAFTLVDSVPDPATSSFNHVQSSTISGCYAVAGVDSFSNTGPLSNVVCVTICPTYTLPNVFTPNGDEKNDVFHPFLPIAFIDKVDMKIFDQWGTLVYQTSDPYISWTGRDIKSGKELPEAVYYYVCNVYQNGLRVLPTLNGYIHLLK; encoded by the coding sequence TTGCATACTTCTGAATACGCAATGCATAGCTATAAATGTATATCCGGAAAACAAATAGTTATACGGGTTTTATTCTCGATTATATCATTAATTTTTACTCATTCCGCATTTGCAACTCATAACCGGGCAGGGGAAATTGTTTACAAGCATTTAAATGGTTTCACTTACCAGGTCACCATAATTACTTACACCAAGACTGGGGGTGAGTCTGATGCTGCAGACAGACCCAAACTTCAAATAAGCTGGGGAGATGGAACTACAGATTCCTTATTCCGGTCAAATGGAAATGGGAACGGAGTAGAAATTGAAAACCATATAAAATATAATGAATATACAGGTGTGCACCGATATCCTGGCTTTGGGACTTTTGTAATTTCTATGTCGGATCCTAACCGGATCTCCACCATCAGGAATATTCCTAATTCTGTAAATCAGCCATTTTTTATTGCAGATACCTTAAAGATTTTAGATCCCCAGTTTTATGGGTACGATAATTCACCGATCTTATTAAATCCTCCGGTAGATTACGGTTATGCCGGGCAGGTTTATATTCATAACCCAAATGCATATGATCCTGATGGTGACTCTCTGTCTTTTGAGTTTATAGTTCCGGGTACCGCCCCCGGACATGATGTGGATGGTTACGTGCCACCTAACCAGGTTCCGGGCACTCCGTGCTGCCAAAGTTTTACCATAAACTCACGCACAGGGGAAGTGGTGTGGGATCATCCTGTGTTTGGTGCATCACCTGCTGATGCAGGGATTGTGTACAATTTTGCAATCCTGATTAAAGAATATAGGAATGGGTTTGAAATAGGCACTATGGTGCGCGATATGGAAGTAATTATTTTAAATGCACTTAACCGTCAACCGGTATTAGCAGAAGTACGGGATACGTGTATAGTGGCCGGCTCTACATTAGTGCTGAATGTTTCAGCAACGGATCCCGATGCAGGCCAAACAGTTAGCATTATATCAAACGGAGGCCCTTATGATGTGCCGTCAAGCCCTGCAACTTTTACCTCCTTCTCAGGCTTTGGCAGGGCTTCAGGAATCTTTAATTGGAATACCACATGTGAACATATCAGGGCTCCTTTTTATCAGGTGGTTTTTAAAGCAGAAGATAATTATAGTGGTGGACCTGCCATTGATTTAAAGAATTGGCTGATAACAGTAGTTGCTCCTCCCCCGCAAAATGTGCTTGTAACCCCCCAGGGTAACAATATAATAGTCAGCTGGCAAAATCCATATTCCTGTGCTGCCACTGCTCGTTTTATAGGATTTTCAGTGTGGCGAAAGGAGGGAAGCGACTCTTTTATTCCAGGCCCATGTGATGTAGGTTTGGAAGGTAAAGGATATACCAAACTTGGGGAACATCTTACCGACTATCAGTACATCGATCAAAATGTTCAGCGGGGTAAGTTATACTGTTACAGGGTGCTTGCAGAATTTGCAGATCGTACTGCGCCGCCCGCTGGTTTTTTTTTCAATAATGTGGAAAGCCTGCCTTCGGATGAAAGCTGTGCTTCTTTGCGTAAGGAAATCCCTGTAATTACAAATGTAAGCGTCACTGTAACAGATGTTGTGAATGGCAATATGTTTATTGCGTGGTCCAAACCCAATGCAGCAGATTTAGACACCCTCCTAAATCCCGGGCCGTATAAATATGTGATTTACCGATCTGTTGGCTTTCCGGGTGCAGCAGCTATGCAAAAGATTGATTCGTTTTCAGCGCCTTCTTTTTATTTATTGAACGATTCCGTTTTTAACGATAAAAATTTAAATACTTCAGATAATCCATATTCCTATAAAATAGTTTTTTATTCAAATGGAAACCTGATTGGGGAAACCAACACTGCATCAAGTATCTATTTAACAACATCAGGAAGCGATAACACAGTTACTCTTTCGTGGCAGTTAGACGTGCCGTGGACTAATAACTATTATATTATTTACAGAAAAAATGCTCAGGCACAATATGATTCTATTGGCACCAGCAATTCTTTTTCTTTTTCCGATGAGAGCCTTGCAAACGGGGTCGAGCATTGTTATGTGGTTAAAAGTGTCGGCAGTTATTCAGCTCCGGGATTTGTAAATCCCATAATAAATTTATCAGAAGAAAAATGCGCCATGCCGGTAGATACAATTGGGCCTTGCGCACCAGCCCTTACGGTAAGAAACACCTGCAATGACCAGGATTTTAATATTCCTGGTTTTGTTAATCAGTTGTTGTGGACTTATGCAGATCCTAGCTGCGCTGATGATGTGATAAAATATTTAATCTATTTCGCATCGAATTCATCATCCGCCTTTACTTTGGTAGATTCAGTTCCCGATCCTGCAACCTCCTCCTTTAACCATGTGCAGTCATCAACTATCAGTGGCTGTTATGCAGTAGCTGGGGTTGATTCGTTCAGTAACACCGGACCTTTATCGAATGTAGTTTGTGTAACCATTTGTCCTACCTATACTTTGCCTAATGTATTTACACCGAATGGTGATGAGAAGAATGATGTGTTTCATCCATTTCTGCCAATAGCTTTTATTGACAAGGTAGATATGAAAATATTTGACCAATGGGGAACATTGGTTTATCAGACCAGTGATCCTTATATAAGCTGGACCGGAAGAGATATTAAGAGCGGGAAGGAATTACCTGAAGCAGTTTATTATTATGTCTGCAATGTATATCAAAACGGTCTTCGTGTGTTACCAACGTTGAACGGTTACATTCATCTTTTAAAATAG